The window TTCATGTCGCTGTGACCCGAGGGTGCGCAGTGGTTTTGGGACAACGACATGGATAAAAACAGGCCTTAGATTTCCTCGCCGAAGCGCGAGGCGATCAGCTGCTCCAACGCGTCCATGGCCGGTACGGCTTCCGGCCCGCTGGCGGTGACGCGGATCGAATAGCCGGGGCTTGCCGCCAGCATCATCAGGCCCATGATTGAGGTGCCGCCGACCTTCATGCCATCCTTCTCGACATGGATGGTGGCGTTGAAGCCGCTGGCGACCTGGACGAACTTGGCCGAGGCGCGGGCATGCAGGCCGCGCTGGTTGACGATCGGGAAGTCCCGCACGACGGCGTCCTTCTCCGGCGCATGCGCGTTCATTTGCTGCTCAGGAGCTGACTGGCGACATTGATGTATTTGCGTCCCGCCGCCTGGGCCTCGTCGAGCGCGGCGGCCATGTTGTCGCCCTTGCGGATCGAGGACAGCTTGATCAGCATCGGCAGGTTCATGCCGGCGATGACCTCGGTGCGGCCGGACTCCATCACCGAGATTGCGAGGTTCGAAGGGGTGCCGCCGAACATGTCGGTGAGCACGATGACACCGGCGCCGGTGTCGACGCGCGCGACCGCGTCGACGATATCGGCCCGGCGCTGCTCCATGTCGTCGTCGGCGCCGATCGCCACGGTCTCGAAATTGTCTTGTGGCCCGACGACATGTTCGACGGCATGCCGGAACTCGGTGGCCAGTTGACCGTGCGTTACGAGCACGAGTCCGATCATTCTCTGGTGGCTCCCGTCATCGCCGTTTCATGGGCGTATTTTATGTTCGCCAGCCATTCCAGGCGGCGGGAGCGCTATCTTGTCGACGCACGGCCGGTTGACAAGCCCAAAATTGCGCCGGTCCGAGCCATTTTGACGCATTGCAGCAAAAAACCCGGAGCCGATCACAAAAAAGGCGCCATGCGCAGCCGCGCCATCACCACAGGCAACGCCACGGCGATGTTCTGCCGGGCGACATCGACGCGCGGCACCGGGCAGCCGGCGATCGTTTCGGTCGCCTCGTCCTGAAGTCGCGCCATCTCGCCACCTGGCACCAGCCGCACCGCAAGGTCGATCACGCCGGCAGGCTCGAAGGATAGCGGCCGCGGCCCGATCCCCGGCACTTCGGCGAGACCGGCGATGCTGGCGGGGGCATGGCACACCAGCCGGCCGCCATGATTGGTGGCAAAGAGCTGGTCGTCGCCGATCAGCCGGGAAAACTGGCCGCGCGCGCCGCAATGGTCGATCAGCGCCAGCGCCAGCGTGGTCTTGCCCGAGCCGGACGGCCCGGCGATGAGGATGCCGCGCTCGCCGATCAGGATGGCGGTCCCATGGATGTTCGGGAGCTTGGCGGCGGAATCGGGCATGTTCCTGTCGGGAGTCAGCCTTCGGCGGGCAGCGTCACCACGAAACGCGCGCCCTTGATTTCGCCGGGCTTGGTGCCGGGGATGTTCTCGGCTGTCAGCGTGCCGCCATGCGCCTCGACGATCTGGCGGCTGATCGACAGGCCAAGTCCGGAATTCTGGCCGAACGCCTCGCTGGCCGGCCGGTCGGTGTAGAAGCGCTCGAAGATGCGGTCGATGTTGTCGGCCCTGATGCCCGGGCCATTGTCGTCGACGGTGATGATGTTGAGCTTGCCGGCGCGTGCCAGCGATATGGCGATATGGCCATGGTCCTCGGGAACGAAGGAGCGCGCGTTCTCGATCAGGTTCGTGATGACCTGGCCGATCCTGAGATCGTGGCCGGTGACGAAATAGCCTTTTGCGCCTTGCGGCAGCTTGGCGACCTTGAGCTCGATCTCGATCGCCTTCTTGTTGCGCGTCGCCTCGCGCGAGACGGCGATGAGATCGGTGATGAACTTCTTCAGGTCGACGGTTCCTGCGTCTTCCCGCGCGAGTTCGGCGTCGAGGCGGGAGGCGTCGGAAATGTCGGTGATCAGCCGGTCGAGCCGCCTGACGTCATGCTGGATGATCTCCATCAGGCGCGCGCGCGATGCATCGTTTTTCGCCAAAGGCAGCGTTTCGACCGCGCTGCGCAGCGAGGTCAGCGGGTTCTTCAATTCATGCGACACATCGGCGGCGAAACTTTCGATCGCCTCGATTCTCGCGTACAGCGCATTCGTCATGTCGCGCACGGCGATCGACAGATTGCCGATCTCGTCCTGGCGGTCGGAAAAGTCCGGGATCTCCTCGCGGCTCTTGACACCGCGCCGCACCCTGACGGCAGCAGCGGAAAGCCGCCGCAGCGGATTGGCGATGGTGGAGGCAAGCAGCATCGACAGGATGGCGGTGACCAGCGCGGCGATGCCGAACACGCGCAGGATCGCCTTGCGCTCGGCCGAGACGATCTTGTCGATGTCGCCGCCTTCGGTCGACAGCATCAGCACGCCGAGCACGGCGCGGAAGCGCTGGATCGGCACCGCCACCGAGACGATCTGCTCGCCCTGCTCGCTCACCCGCACGATGGTCGACGGGCCGCCGGTCAGCGCCTTGACCACTTCCGGGAAGGCCGCGCCGTTGCCGCCGGGCTGCTCGTGATAGACGGGCAGATCCTTGTTGCGGAAGAAGTCGAAGACGAATTTCTCGACCCGTTCGACGATGCCGGGCTGCTCGTCGTCGACCGGCGGCAGGTCGTAGCGCAGGATCTGGCCGCGCGAATAGAGATGGCGCGAATCGAGCAAGAGGTTGGCGTCGCGGTCATAGATGCGGGCGCGGGTGCGCGTCGGCGAGATCAGCCTGCGCAGCACCGGCGCCACGCGCTCCGGGTTGATCGGGAAATCGAGATTGTCGAGCTGGTCGGAGCCCGGACCGAGGCTTTCGCCGGCCTGCAGCTCGAGCAGCTTTTCCGGATCGATGCTGATCGAATCGGTCTCGACCGTCGCCGAGGCCGCGATCGCCCCGGCGATGATCTCGCCCTGCGTCATCAGGCTTTCGACGCGCGCGTCGATCAGCCCGTCGCGGAAGGTGTTGAGGTAGAGAATGCCGGTGACCAGCACGGCGAGGCCGGCCAGGTTGAGGAACAGGATGCGGCGCGTCAGGCTGGAGAAGATGTGATGGCCGAGAAACCGGCGCATCGGCACCGTGATCCTCGACACGAATGCGGGCACGATTCGTGGCGGACGCCTCGCCGCGCCCGCTCGCCTGCCTCGCTCTACGTCCACTGCCATCGAATAGCAGGCCCTGCTTAGTTAGTGAGTAGTGAGTGGGCAGTAGGGAATAGAGAAATGGTGGCTGACCGCGACTATGCTTGAGTGGCCGCTCGCATCGTTCGAAACCGACTACTGACTATTCCCTACTGCCTACTGCCTATCTCATGCTTCGCGGAACCGGTACCCGACTCCGTAAAGGGTTTCGATCATCTCGAAGTCGTCGTCGACGGCTTTGAACTTCTTGCGCAGCCGCTTGATGTGGCTGTCGATGGTCCGGTCGTCGACATAGACCTGCTCATCATAGGCCGAATCCATCAGCGCATCACGGCTTTTTACCACACCGGGGCGCTGCGCCAGCGAATGCAGGATCAGGAATTCGGTTACCGTCAGCGTCACCGGTTCGCCTTTCCAGGTGCAGGTGTGGCGCTCCTGGTCCATCACCAGCTGGCCGCGCTCGAGCGAGCGGGCCTGTTGGCTTGGCGCCTTGGCAGCCGCCTCGCGGGCGCTGGTGCGGCGCAGCACCGCGCGCACCCGCTCGACCAGCAGGCGCTGCGAGAACGGTTTACGGATGAAGTCGTCGGCGCCCATTTTGAGGCCGAACAGCTCGTCGATCTCGTCGTCCTTCGAGGTCAGGAAGATCACCGGCAGGTCGGATTTCTGCCGCATCCGGCGCAACAGCTCCATCCCGTCCATGCGCGGCATCTTGATATCGAGGATTGCAAGGTTCGGCGGCCGCGCCGCGAGACCCTCCAGCGCCGACGCGCCATCCGTATAGGTCTCGACGCGGTAGCCCTCGGATTCGAGCGCGATCGACACCGAAGTCAGAATGTTGCGGTCGTCGTCGACAAGCGCGATTGTTGCCATTTCAAGCGGCTCCCTCATGAGCTGTCCCTTCTGTCGTCGAGAAGGGGCTTTTGCAGGACAAATTGGGTACAAAATGTGGCATAGGCTCCGTCCCAAGTCACGGGCGGCCTGCCGCTACACACGATCGCACCTGTACCGGGATTGGACGAACCCAGCCTGCCAATCCTTTGGGCAATCTGTGCGATCTTTTGCACATATAAACGATTTAAACAACTTTCAAATTCTTTAAATCGATTAAAGATTTGATATCATTCGGCTTTTCTGGTTTTCAACTTGCTAGCTCCTTCCGCCGGCTCCGGAAATACCACCGGTTCGATGCGGCAAATCCAGAGAGGAAACTTGATGTCGGAAGCCGGCAAACGCAACCCCGACTGCGCTATCGACGCGATCGGCCTGAAGACAACCGGCACGGTGCGCTATAATTTCGGTGCCGCCGAACTCTATGAGGAGGCGCTCCGCCGCGGCGAGGCCAGGCTGACGGCGCATGGCGCGCTGCTTGCCGAAACCGGCCAGCACACCGGCCGCTCGCCGAAGGACAAGTTCGTCGTGCGCGACGACGCGACCGACCGCCAGGTCTGGTGGGACAACAACAAGGCGATCTCGCCGGCGCAGTTCGAGGCGCTTTATGCCGATTTCCGCGCCCATGCGGTGGGCAGGGACCTTTACGTGCAGGACCTGATCGGCGGCGCCGACGCCGATCTGAAGCTGCCGACCCGGGTCGTCACCGAATTTGCCTGGCATTCGCTGTTCATCCGCAATCTCCTGATCCGCCCCGAAGCCGCGGAGCTCGAGCATTTCGTGCCGCAAATGACGATCATCGACCTGCCATCCTTCCGCGCCGATCCGACCCGCCATGGCACCCGCACCGAAACGGTGATCGCCGTCGATCTCACGCGCAAGATCGTGCTGATCGGCGGCACCTCCTATGCCGGCGAGATGAAGAAGTCGGTGTTCACCATGCTGAACTACCTGCTGCCGGAAAAGGGCGTGATGCCCATGCACTGCTCGGCCAATGAAGGACTGGCCGGCGATGCGGCCGTCTTCTTCGGCCTGTCGGGAACCGGCAAGACGACGCTGTCGGCCGACCCGTCGCGCACCCTGATCGGCGATGACGAGCATGGCTGGGGTCCGCACGGCATCTTCAATTTCGAAGGCGGGTGCTATGCCAAGACGATCAGGCTCTCGGCCGAGGCCGAGCCGGAGATATACGCCACCACCCAGCGCTTCGGCACGGTGCTGGAAAATGTCGTGCTCGACGCCGACCGCATGCCGGATTTCAACGACGGCAGCCTCACCGAAAATACCCGTTGCGCCTATCCGCTGGATTACATTCCCAATGCCTCGAGGACCGGCCGCGCCGGCCATCCGAAGAACATCATCATGCTGACCGCCGATGCCTTCGGCGTCATGCCGCCGATCGCCAGGCTGACGCCGGCGCAGGCGATGTATCACTTCCTATCCGGCTATACGGCAAAGGTCGCCGGCACCGAGAAGGGCGTCACCGAACCGGAAGCGACGTTCTCGACCTGCTTCGGCGCGCCCTTCATGCCGCGCCACCCGTCGGAATACGGCAATCTGCTGCGCCAGCTGATCGCCGGCCACCGCGTCGACTGCTGGCTGGTCAATACCGGCTGGACCGGCGGCGCCTACGGCACCGGCCGCCGCATGCCGATCAAGGTGACGCGCGCTTTGCTTGGCGCCGCCCTCGACGGCTCGCTGAACGCGGCCGAATTCCGCACCGACGCCAATTTCGGCTTCGAGGTGCCGGTGGCGGTTGCGGGCGTCGACAGCGCCATCCTCGACCCGCGCTCGACCTGGGCCGACAAGCCGGCCTACGACCGGCAGGCCTCCAGGCTCGTCAACATGTTCACCGTCAACTTCGAGAAATTCGAGCGCCACGTCGACGCAGCCATCCTGGGAGCGGCTCCGCATTTGCAGGAGGCGGCCGAATAGCCGCGGCTCGATCGGGACGTCAGCCTTTGCCTAGGCCACCGCGTCAGCGCTTCCAGAAATCGCGGTGCGGTGCGAGCAGCTCGTCCGCGATTTCGGGGAAGGGGCCAAAAACCTCGATCTTTTTCTGACCGGAGTCGAGCACGCTGCGCGAAGAAAGGCTCATCGTCGGATTCTGTGCATGATCCCCGGTGAGCGCCAGAAGCTCAGTCTCCTCGAAGCCGTAGACCAGCCGGCCGATATTCGCCCAGTAGAGCGTCCCGGTGCACATCGCGCAGGGCTCGCCGGTTGAGACCAGCGTGCATTGCCACAGGAACTCTGGCTCGTAGGCAGCCGCCGCGCGCCGGGCCAGTTCGGTCTCGGCATGGCGCACCGTGTCGAGATTGCCCTGCCGCATCAGCACGCGATCGTCCGGCCCGACCAGCACGCAGCCGAATGGATGATGCCCATGTGCCGCTGCCTCGCGCGCGATGGCGTCGGCAGATCGGAGATGGGCAAGCATTTGATCGCGGGTCATGGCAAAATCCTATCACGCCGACGCACCTGTGTCCTCGCGTGTCCTTCTCGGCTTGCGTCCGGGCCTTTTCTTTTTGCCGTCGCCACGTCATGACTGACGCATGAGTGCCGACGACATCATCATCGCCGACGAAGCGGTCATCCATCCGGGCGATCTGCATGAGGATTTCATCCGCTCCTCCGGCCCGGGCGGCCAGAACGTCAACAAGGTGGCCACCGCCGTGCAATTGCGCTTCGATGCCGCCAACGCGCAGGGCCTGTCGGAGCGCGTGCGCCAGCGCGCCATCAAGCTTGCCGGCCAGCGCGCCACCAAGGACGGCGTCATCGTCATCGAGGCGGGGCGCTTCCGCACTCAGGAGCAGAACCGCGCCGACGCCCGCGCCAGGCTGACGGCGCTAGTCGCCAAGGCCGCCGAACCGCCGCCGCCGCCACGCAAGAAGACGAAGCCGTCGAAGGGCGCTATCGAGCGCCGCCTGAAGACCAAGGCCGGGCGTTCGACCGTCAAGCGG is drawn from Mesorhizobium sp. B1-1-8 and contains these coding sequences:
- a CDS encoding HPr family phosphocarrier protein: MNAHAPEKDAVVRDFPIVNQRGLHARASAKFVQVASGFNATIHVEKDGMKVGGTSIMGLMMLAASPGYSIRVTASGPEAVPAMDALEQLIASRFGEEI
- a CDS encoding PTS sugar transporter subunit IIA; amino-acid sequence: MIGLVLVTHGQLATEFRHAVEHVVGPQDNFETVAIGADDDMEQRRADIVDAVARVDTGAGVIVLTDMFGGTPSNLAISVMESGRTEVIAGMNLPMLIKLSSIRKGDNMAAALDEAQAAGRKYINVASQLLSSK
- a CDS encoding HPr kinase/phosphorylase — its product is MPDSAAKLPNIHGTAILIGERGILIAGPSGSGKTTLALALIDHCGARGQFSRLIGDDQLFATNHGGRLVCHAPASIAGLAEVPGIGPRPLSFEPAGVIDLAVRLVPGGEMARLQDEATETIAGCPVPRVDVARQNIAVALPVVMARLRMAPFL
- a CDS encoding stimulus-sensing domain-containing protein, giving the protein MAVDVERGRRAGAARRPPRIVPAFVSRITVPMRRFLGHHIFSSLTRRILFLNLAGLAVLVTGILYLNTFRDGLIDARVESLMTQGEIIAGAIAASATVETDSISIDPEKLLELQAGESLGPGSDQLDNLDFPINPERVAPVLRRLISPTRTRARIYDRDANLLLDSRHLYSRGQILRYDLPPVDDEQPGIVERVEKFVFDFFRNKDLPVYHEQPGGNGAAFPEVVKALTGGPSTIVRVSEQGEQIVSVAVPIQRFRAVLGVLMLSTEGGDIDKIVSAERKAILRVFGIAALVTAILSMLLASTIANPLRRLSAAAVRVRRGVKSREEIPDFSDRQDEIGNLSIAVRDMTNALYARIEAIESFAADVSHELKNPLTSLRSAVETLPLAKNDASRARLMEIIQHDVRRLDRLITDISDASRLDAELAREDAGTVDLKKFITDLIAVSREATRNKKAIEIELKVAKLPQGAKGYFVTGHDLRIGQVITNLIENARSFVPEDHGHIAISLARAGKLNIITVDDNGPGIRADNIDRIFERFYTDRPASEAFGQNSGLGLSISRQIVEAHGGTLTAENIPGTKPGEIKGARFVVTLPAEG
- a CDS encoding response regulator transcription factor, with the protein product MATIALVDDDRNILTSVSIALESEGYRVETYTDGASALEGLAARPPNLAILDIKMPRMDGMELLRRMRQKSDLPVIFLTSKDDEIDELFGLKMGADDFIRKPFSQRLLVERVRAVLRRTSAREAAAKAPSQQARSLERGQLVMDQERHTCTWKGEPVTLTVTEFLILHSLAQRPGVVKSRDALMDSAYDEQVYVDDRTIDSHIKRLRKKFKAVDDDFEMIETLYGVGYRFREA
- a CDS encoding phosphoenolpyruvate carboxykinase; the encoded protein is MSEAGKRNPDCAIDAIGLKTTGTVRYNFGAAELYEEALRRGEARLTAHGALLAETGQHTGRSPKDKFVVRDDATDRQVWWDNNKAISPAQFEALYADFRAHAVGRDLYVQDLIGGADADLKLPTRVVTEFAWHSLFIRNLLIRPEAAELEHFVPQMTIIDLPSFRADPTRHGTRTETVIAVDLTRKIVLIGGTSYAGEMKKSVFTMLNYLLPEKGVMPMHCSANEGLAGDAAVFFGLSGTGKTTLSADPSRTLIGDDEHGWGPHGIFNFEGGCYAKTIRLSAEAEPEIYATTQRFGTVLENVVLDADRMPDFNDGSLTENTRCAYPLDYIPNASRTGRAGHPKNIIMLTADAFGVMPPIARLTPAQAMYHFLSGYTAKVAGTEKGVTEPEATFSTCFGAPFMPRHPSEYGNLLRQLIAGHRVDCWLVNTGWTGGAYGTGRRMPIKVTRALLGAALDGSLNAAEFRTDANFGFEVPVAVAGVDSAILDPRSTWADKPAYDRQASRLVNMFTVNFEKFERHVDAAILGAAPHLQEAAE
- a CDS encoding nucleoside deaminase, which codes for MTRDQMLAHLRSADAIAREAAAHGHHPFGCVLVGPDDRVLMRQGNLDTVRHAETELARRAAAAYEPEFLWQCTLVSTGEPCAMCTGTLYWANIGRLVYGFEETELLALTGDHAQNPTMSLSSRSVLDSGQKKIEVFGPFPEIADELLAPHRDFWKR
- the arfB gene encoding alternative ribosome rescue aminoacyl-tRNA hydrolase ArfB codes for the protein MSADDIIIADEAVIHPGDLHEDFIRSSGPGGQNVNKVATAVQLRFDAANAQGLSERVRQRAIKLAGQRATKDGVIVIEAGRFRTQEQNRADARARLTALVAKAAEPPPPPRKKTKPSKGAIERRLKTKAGRSTVKRLRGRVEGD